A stretch of DNA from Candidatus Binatia bacterium:
GCGAGGTAGTCTTCGGCGATGATGGATTGACCGTCCAATACGAAGCTATATCCGGCATCTGCACGCAGGAGATCGAGCACTTCATCCACTACGTCCACAAGGCGGGCGCGAAACTGCTGGAAAGTCCGGTACCATTCGCGGTCCCAGTGGGTGTGGCTTACTAGAAAACATCTCGGATGTTGGATCTCCCCGTTCATTTTGGGGCACTCACCTCGTGGTCGCCTGGCTTCATGGCTCAGCTCAAAAGGGCCACGAGCTTTCGCCCGCGCCAAACCCGCTGCCACGCCGCACCGATCTCATCCACGGTGAAATCTCGAGTGAGAGCTTCAATTTCCTCGGGTAGCGGGAAACCGAGCAGGGTGTCTTCGGCCAAACTCACCGCCCGATCGAAAAGGCTATCTTGGAGAAGGGCGTATCCGAAGTGCAATTTCTTGCGAGCACGCTCAAACTCATCTGCAGAGAAGCCATCGTTGGCGGCCGCCTCGCACACAGCTTCAATCGTGTCTCGCAGGCGACTGACATCGCTTGGGTGGCAGCTAGCTGCGACCGTGAAGACCGCCCAATCGGGTCCCCAAAAGGAACTGGCGTCCACCGCATAGCCGAGTCCACGACGTCCGCGAACCTCTTGAAACAGGCGTGTATCTGGCGCATCGCCCAAAACCTCGAGTGCCACCGCTGCTGCGAGGAAGTCTCGGGGGTGCGGTGGAGCCTCCAGAAAGAAAATGACATAGCCCACCGTACCGGACTGCCGGCGGTGCAACACCCCGGTGCGTCCTGGGGTGATACGCGGAGGTTTTATGGGAGGTCGCGGAGGGGCGGTGAAGATTCGCTCCGCTGTCTGCAACACCTGTTGAGGGTCAACTCCGCCGACTACGGCGAGACAAGTTGCCCTGTGGACAAAGTGTCTCTCGATAAACGTTTGGAGGTGCGTGCTGCGCATCTTGCGGACGGAAGTCAATGTCCCAGTTAAGGGGTGGGCCAGCGCGCCACCGACAAACTGGCAGAAAGCGGCCTCGTGAAGGGTATGAACGGGGTCGCTTGCGTAACTCCGAATCTCGTCCATGATGACGTGCCGCTCGACTTTCCAGCGATGGTCTTCGACACAGGTGTGGTAGTACTGTTCCGCCAGCAGCCAGAGAGCACGTTCGACTTCCTGGTTAAAACACTCGAAGGTCAATGTGATGGTCTCATGGCGCGTCACTGCGTTGTGTTGGCCTCCGAGTTGTGCCGCTAGCTCCGTGAGGGAACGTTGGTCGAGTTGCTTTGTCCCCTGGAAGAGCATGTGTTCGGCTGCGTGGGCTAAACCCGGGTGGGCGCCATCGAAGCGGGCGCCGGCCCGTACGCTAAGCGCAATGGCCGTGAGCGGACCGGGGTGATATTCCGCGAGCAGGTTGAGTTCGCGGTGTGAGTTACGCAGAAGTGTGCGGGAGTTTTTGGGGCTTGTCGGGGACGATACGGCTGGCAGGCGGGATGCCTTCATGGCCTCTCGATGAAGCGGCATGCACGTTCGTAGTCCAGAGCTGTGACGAGATCCATGGTACGCAGTTCGTCGAGTAACTGTCGGATGGTGATGAGATGGTGAACGGAGATCCCCTCATGTTGCAGCACGCTGGCGCCGCGTTCCTGCCGATCCACCACAACGAGCACATTGCGCACAATCAGCCCAGCCTGGCGTAACGGCATGAGAGCCTCTAGCTTGGCCGTTCCACTCGTGAGGACATCGTCTACCACCAGTGCGCACTGACCGGGGCTGAAGCGCCCTTCCACGAGGCGCTCGGTTCCGTACGCCTTAGGTTCCTTTCTCGGGTACACCAGTGGGCGGTCTGCAGCCAGGGCCATGGCGACGCCGAGGGGAATGCCAGCGTAGGGGATCGCAGCGATGCAATCGTAGTTCAGGGCCTGAGCGGCGTCTGCCAGCCACTCCCCTACTTTGCGGAGGCTTCGGGGAAACCCAATGATTCCCCGAAGGTCTACGTAAAACGGGGACTCGCGGCCGTCCTTGAGGCGAAAGTTTCCAAACCGTACGGCCCCGATCTCGGCGAGAACCGCTGCTACGTCACGACGGCTGGGCGGACTCATTGGCTGCGAAAACGCCTGCGCCAGGCAAGCCACAGCAATGGCAGCAAACTCCATAGAGACAGTGGGTCGCTGATCGTTCGACCGCTCACGGGATCGACTCGGCACCCGCAGCCATCGCCGCCGTTGCCGCCAGACTGTGAGGTCGGACTCGCGGAAGGGGTGGTAGGAGTTTGGGTGCCGCCCCCGGGCGGGACGGTGATCGTCGTCGTTGTTGGCGTGAGCGGCTGCGGTGTCAGTGTGGCCGTAGATAAAGGCGTCGGCGTCGCATCCACTACAGGGGTAGGGGTCGGCTCGGGAAACGTCGGAGACGCGCTGGGGCTCTCAGTCGGAGTTGCCGTGGAGGTCGGTGTCAGGGTGGGAGTTTCCGGAGTCTCCTCGGGAGTCAATGTCGGCGTCGCCTCAACTGGAGGTTTTCCGAACATGGGGTTTGCCACGAGATATGCATCCACGCGAGCGTCCGTATCATCTGGCGTCAGACGCGCACGCGAAAGGAAGACGACGCGACTGCCATCCGCTGAGATGCTCGGCGCGTAGCTGTCACCGTCGGCCACTCCCCCATTCGCCGGCTGGCTGACAAGCCGAACTTCCCCGTCGCTCAAGTCCACTACAAACACATCCTCTCCCCGCCAGGAATCCTGCTCCACAAGATTGGACGCAGCGGATTGAAATACCAGGAATCGCCCTGCGCGATCCAAGCTCGGGCTCAGCGCGGGAGCGTTGGCAATTTCGCCCGATGCATTCCGGCTCACCAGGCGAGTCGTAGAGGTCAACCGGTCACGAAGAAAAACCTGCGATTGCCGGCCAGTGTCCCCGTCGAGGTTCGTGGCGCGAGACGTAAATGCTACGAAACGGCCATCCCCGCTAATTGCCAGCGTGGCCAGCTCGACTTGGCTGGGACCGTTCGCTTCCGTTCCGTCAGAGGATACGCTGACACGCTCGATCGTATTGGTGCAGCGATCGCGCACGAAAACGTCTCTCGATTGATTGCGGTCGCGTTGCACGAGGTTGTTCGCGTCCGAGAAGAAAGCCACAAAACAGCCGTCGCTGCTGATTGCCGGACCGGCGCTCGGCCCATTAGCCGTACGAAATTCGGTTGCGCCCAAGTCCGTTAGGGTCACGGCTTCCATCCGTCCCGACTTCCGGTCCAGCACGAACACATCGCTCGCCTCGTTGCGGTCGTTGGCAACGAGATCATCGGCTTGCGAGGCAAACGCAATCCAACGAGTTTCGGGTGTGGCCGACGGGGGAAGGTCGGGGATTGTACCGCCTCCTAAGCCGTCGTCAGTGAGGGTCAGGATCGTCGTCCGCCGCGAGGTGCGGTCGAAGAGGAAAAGATCGGGGGTCCGGTTGAAGTCGCCCGTCACCAAATTATTCGCTGCCGAGCCGAAGACGACCAACAAGCCATCGTCACTCAAGACACCAGGGAAACTCCCATCATTGGGGTCTCGCCCCAGGAACGATACGCTCGCGCGCTCTATGAACCGGCCCGTTATGTCCACCACGTAAACGTCGCTTTTGCCGTTGCGGTCGTTTTCCCCAAGGTTACTGGCTTGCGTCAACAGTAGCACGACATTGCCATCGGCATTCGTTCGAGCAAAGAGAACGTCGGCGTCCAAAGCGCCTCCACCGGGCGGGGCACTGACCCGAATCGGTTCCAATCCCTGTTGAGCCTGCAACACCGCGGCACCCAGGCAACTCACCAACAGGAGTAGCACCACGGTTTGCTGTGCCCTCCCCAACCAAGTTTGCTCCATCCGCATCCCTCCGAGGCCACAGCGCGCATAGCATAGCACTAGACCGCGGAACAACGTGGCAAGCTCACTTGCAACCGCTACAAGGAAATAAATGTTGGATCCGGGCAAATTTCGGTATGACTCGGCTAACTCGGGTGGAATGATCGGCGGGTCCGTGGCCCTTGCCGTGGAATCGTTGACTCACCGCTATGGGGATCGCGTTGCGCTGCAGAACGTTTCCCTGCAGGTTCGAAAGGGCGAAATCTTTGCCCTCTTGGGGCCAAACGGCGGCGGCAAAACCACTTTGTTTCGGATCCTTTCCACGCTCATGGCACCGTCGCAGGGCAGTGTAAGGGTTTTCGATGTGCCCCTCACTGACCCATGGAAGCTGCGCGCGCATCTCGGGGTGGTGTTCCAGCAGCCCAGTCTGGATGGCAAGTTGACAGTATGGGAGAACATGTTGAGTCATGCCCATCTCTACGGCCTGCGGGGCGAATCGGTGCGGGCGAGAGCGCTGGAATTATTGGCGCGGTTAGGTCTGGAGGAGCGTCGCCACGAGTTAGCGGAACGTCTCTCCGGCGGGTTACAGCGGCGAGTGGAATTGGCCAAGTGCCTGTTGCACCGCCCGCCCCTATTGTTGCTCGACGAGCCGAGTAGTGGGCTCGACCCAGGAGCGCGCCGCGAGTTCTTTTCGCTGCTTTGCGACATTCGCGACGCGGATCAAATGACGGTGGTGTTCACGACGCACTTTATCGAGGAGGCAGAACGTTCCGACCGGGTGGCCATTCTACACCGGGGGAAGCTCGTGGCGCTAGGAACCCCGGGGGCACTGAAAGCCGCATTGGGTGGGGAGATACTGGTCATCCAAGGTGCGGATCCGGTACGGATTGCCGAGGAGCTGCGAGGCGTGTTTCGTTTGGAACCTCAGATCGTGGACGGAACAGTTC
This window harbors:
- a CDS encoding peptidase M16 — translated: MKASRLPAVSSPTSPKNSRTLLRNSHRELNLLAEYHPGPLTAIALSVRAGARFDGAHPGLAHAAEHMLFQGTKQLDQRSLTELAAQLGGQHNAVTRHETITLTFECFNQEVERALWLLAEQYYHTCVEDHRWKVERHVIMDEIRSYASDPVHTLHEAAFCQFVGGALAHPLTGTLTSVRKMRSTHLQTFIERHFVHRATCLAVVGGVDPQQVLQTAERIFTAPPRPPIKPPRITPGRTGVLHRRQSGTVGYVIFFLEAPPHPRDFLAAAVALEVLGDAPDTRLFQEVRGRRGLGYAVDASSFWGPDWAVFTVAASCHPSDVSRLRDTIEAVCEAAANDGFSADEFERARKKLHFGYALLQDSLFDRAVSLAEDTLLGFPLPEEIEALTRDFTVDEIGAAWQRVWRGRKLVALLS
- a CDS encoding ABC transporter ATP-binding protein, which codes for MLDPGKFRYDSANSGGMIGGSVALAVESLTHRYGDRVALQNVSLQVRKGEIFALLGPNGGGKTTLFRILSTLMAPSQGSVRVFDVPLTDPWKLRAHLGVVFQQPSLDGKLTVWENMLSHAHLYGLRGESVRARALELLARLGLEERRHELAERLSGGLQRRVELAKCLLHRPPLLLLDEPSSGLDPGARREFFSLLCDIRDADQMTVVFTTHFIEEAERSDRVAILHRGKLVALGTPGALKAALGGEILVIQGADPVRIAEELRGVFRLEPQIVDGTVRLECTRAHEWVARLVEHFREAISLISYGRPTLEDVFVHHTGQRFWVGETA
- a CDS encoding orotate phosphoribosyltransferase, producing MEFAAIAVACLAQAFSQPMSPPSRRDVAAVLAEIGAVRFGNFRLKDGRESPFYVDLRGIIGFPRSLRKVGEWLADAAQALNYDCIAAIPYAGIPLGVAMALAADRPLVYPRKEPKAYGTERLVEGRFSPGQCALVVDDVLTSGTAKLEALMPLRQAGLIVRNVLVVVDRQERGASVLQHEGISVHHLITIRQLLDELRTMDLVTALDYERACRFIERP